One window from the genome of Glycine soja cultivar W05 chromosome 12, ASM419377v2, whole genome shotgun sequence encodes:
- the LOC114379496 gene encoding calcium-binding protein KRP1-like: MELDYGFDFEDCFPSMIARLGAEGFIGELCNGFRLLMDVNMGLITFESLKMSTNLLGLEVRDDELLCMLMEGDLDGDGALNQMEFCILMFRLSPCLMDMQGMEPVHHVNVI, from the coding sequence ATGGAGCTAGATTATGGTTTTGACTTTGAGGACTGCTTCCCTTCGATGATTGCGCGGTTGGGCGCGGAAGGGTTCATCGGGGAGCTTTGCAACGGGTTCCGGTTGCTCATGGATGTGAACATGGGGCTCATAACATTTGAGAGCTTGAAGATGAGCACTAACTTGCTTGGTTTGGAGGTGAGGGATGATGAGTTGTTGTGCATGCTTATGGAAGGTGATTTGGATGGAGATGGGGCTCTTAACCAGATGGAGTTTTGCATTCTCATGTTTAGGTTGAGTCCGTGCTTGATGGATATGCAAGGTATGGAACCGGTCCATCATGTTAATGTCATATAG